The Deltaproteobacteria bacterium CG11_big_fil_rev_8_21_14_0_20_49_13 genome has a segment encoding these proteins:
- a CDS encoding branched chain amino acid aminotransferase, with protein MELTIKDVPAANLKKKNFDNLRFGETFTDRMFVMEYSRGRGWHSPRIEEFHNFSLSPATMVFHYAQEIFEGMKVFHYKGGNIAMFRPMENLERMNASGERLCMPAIDTKFVFSSLCELIKLERDWVPNKKDTSLYIRPAMIGVDPIIKVRASDNYIFFVILSPVGPYFSSGSKVSKIMVEDTYVRASRGGMGFAKTGGNYASSLKAGMEAAKRGFDQVLWLDAETRSDVEEVGSMNIFFVIDNALVTPELDGSILPGITRSSVIELAKHQGLKVQEREVSIREIIEGLQSGRVNEVFGTGTACVISPVGTLGYKGKTFTVGDGATPGKYSSTLYDHITGIHYGEREDIFNWMTVL; from the coding sequence ATGGAGCTTACAATCAAAGATGTGCCTGCGGCAAACCTGAAGAAAAAGAATTTCGATAATCTGAGGTTCGGCGAGACCTTTACCGACAGAATGTTCGTGATGGAATATTCCAGGGGTCGGGGATGGCATAGCCCGCGCATAGAAGAGTTCCACAACTTCTCTCTTTCACCCGCCACGATGGTTTTTCACTACGCGCAGGAAATATTCGAAGGGATGAAGGTGTTCCATTATAAAGGCGGGAACATAGCCATGTTCCGTCCGATGGAAAATCTTGAGAGAATGAACGCCTCCGGCGAGAGGCTTTGCATGCCGGCGATCGACACAAAATTCGTCTTTAGCTCTCTTTGCGAACTGATAAAGCTCGAACGCGACTGGGTCCCTAACAAAAAAGATACATCATTATATATAAGACCGGCTATGATAGGGGTCGATCCCATCATTAAGGTGAGGGCATCCGACAACTATATATTCTTCGTCATTCTCTCACCCGTAGGGCCTTATTTCAGTTCCGGCAGCAAGGTCTCAAAGATAATGGTGGAAGATACCTATGTCAGGGCCTCCCGCGGCGGAATGGGATTTGCAAAGACCGGCGGAAATTACGCGTCGTCTTTAAAGGCCGGGATGGAAGCCGCAAAAAGAGGGTTTGATCAGGTGCTCTGGCTGGACGCCGAAACAAGGAGCGATGTTGAAGAGGTCGGCTCCATGAACATCTTCTTTGTCATAGATAACGCCCTTGTTACACCGGAACTTGACGGTTCCATTCTTCCCGGCATCACAAGAAGTTCCGTGATAGAACTTGCAAAACATCAGGGGCTTAAAGTTCAGGAACGTGAGGTTTCGATAAGAGAAATAATCGAAGGCCTCCAGTCGGGAAGGGTGAACGAAGTCTTTGGAACGGGCACCGCGTGTGTGATCAGTCCTGTCGGAACACTCGGCTATAAGGGAAAGACGTTCACGGTCGGCGACGGCGCCACCCCTGGCAAATATTCTTCAACGCTTTACGACCACATTACGGGCATCCATTACGGAGAGAGGGAAGACATATTCAATTGGATGACAGTCCTATAA